Proteins co-encoded in one Rhopalosiphum maidis isolate BTI-1 chromosome 2, ASM367621v3, whole genome shotgun sequence genomic window:
- the LOC113554596 gene encoding uncharacterized protein LOC113554596 yields the protein MNDIVSVVVISDAFDAAYERYAYVLDVFTWSFAWFRLWWICYRADELATQVHLTAKIMLENDINSFPEKTRKMALDFLDQLLHRYVRITAWGFYDVNKELLFMVLGYQFGLCLICTQFTTSGIQLVNNITTVQPNSTTIIEK from the exons ATGAACGACATCGTCTCGGTGGTGGTCATCAGCGACGCGTTCGACGCCGCGTACGAGCGCTACGCGTACGTGCTCGACGTGTTCACGTGGTCGTTCGCGTGGTTCCGGCTCTGGTGGATATGCTACCGGGCCGACGAGCTCGCGACACAG gTTCACTTGACTGCAAAAATAATGCTTGAAAATGATATAAACTCATTTCCAGAAAAGACAAGAAAAATG GCTCTAGATTTTTTAGATCAATTGCTTCATCGTTACGTGAGAATTACGGCGTGGGGGTTCTATGATGTTAATAAGGAATTACTTTTTATG gtaTTAGGTTATCAATTTGGTTTGTGTTTGATATGCACTCAATTTACGACTTCCGGCATACAACTAGTTAATAACATTACGACAGTTCAACCAAATTCCACaactattatagaaaaataa